In Nicotiana tabacum cultivar K326 chromosome 2, ASM71507v2, whole genome shotgun sequence, the following proteins share a genomic window:
- the LOC142167882 gene encoding uncharacterized protein LOC142167882, with protein MKEAETIDYFLQAQDPDYLHYILAAIGKPFTEAIKIGEIVENGMKSGKIVSQAALKATTQAIQSGSGSFGNRKKKEKGSMMASGFGGVQRGIDPSYVQFQQGQSNSPQHYYPPQGPRYSVPLQKYTMFNAQAYARPPNHQQWRAPIPQGSRQLRPNFQLKLIEPIMPRYVNPNSKGFDSNARCEYHSNTQGHSTKNCWTLKKVIENLIEAKAIVVTNNEDTPNITNNPLPTHDNIHFIGMICDDRDYKQSGKIEMVVRTIGPEPKVIVSQPQLAPLMVKGASSSLNLACSEKMILYVPGSTKKVEVQLDGPKLYIPGGIQKIIPNNSLRNITEPVVIRPVAQLLVTNTKAIPWNYNKTVMTYKGKEIVEETSEIGGLTSSGRCYSPEELRKAKQARESHLPVKVPVAEKEAEEFLKKMKLQDYSIIDQLRKTPAQISLLSLLLHLEEHRRVLIKTLNEAYVSEKTTVNQLEKWLKDSLK; from the exons ATGAAAGAGGCAGAAACGATTGACTATTTTCTCCAAGCTCAGGATCCTGATTACCTCCATTACATATTGGCCGCCATTGGTAAACCTTTCACTGAGGCGATTAAGATTGGTGAAATAGTTGAGAATGGCATGAAGTCAGGCAAAATTGTGAGTCAGGCAGCTCTTAAGGCGACCACACAAGCAATTCAAAGCGGGTCAGGCAGTTTCGGAAATCGgaaaaagaaggagaaaggaTCCATGATGGCATCTGGGTTCGGGGGAGTTCAAAGAGGAATAGATCCTTCTTACGTGCAATTCCAACAAGGACAATCCAATTCTCCTCAACATTATTATCCGCCTCAAGGTCCCCGATACTCAGTTCCCCTGCAAAAATACACAATGTTTAATGCTCAGGCTTATGCTAGGCCTCCCAATCACCAACAATGGCGGGCACCGATTCCACAAGGTTCCCGTCAACTCCGGCCGAATTTTCAG TTGAAGTTGATTGAACCTATTATGCCGCGTTATGTGAATCcaaattcaaaaggttttgacTCAAATGCAAGATGTGAGTATCACTCTAACACCCAAGGGCATAGTACTAAAAACTGTTGGACATTAAAGAAAGTCATTGAAAATTTGATTGAAGCAAAGGCAATTGTGGTAACAAACAATGAGGATACTCCTAATATCACAAACAATCCGCTCCCAACTCATGATAACAtacattttattgggatgatttgtgatgatcgGGATTATAAGCAGTCTGGCAAGATAGAGATGGTTGTTAGAACCATAGGGCCAGAACCAAAAGTGATAGTGAGCCAGCCGCAATTGGCACCGTTGATGGTGAAAGGCGCGAGTTCTAGTTTGAACTTGGCATGTTCTGAAAAAATGATTCTCTATGTTCCTGGAAGCACAAAAAAGGTTGAGGTTCAATTGGATGGGCCAAAACTTTACATCCCCGGGGGCATTCAAAAGATCATTCCGAATAATAGTTTGAGGAATATAACAGAGCCAGTCGTTATCCGACCTGTTGCCCAACTCCTAGTGACAAACACAAAAGCTATTCCCTGGAATTATAACAAGACTGtcatgacatacaaaggaaaagagatagttgAAGAAACAAGTGAAATAGGGGGCTTGACCAGCTCTGGAAGGTGTTATTCACCAGAGGAATTGAGAAAAGCTAAGCAAGCCAGGGAAAGTCACTTGCCAGTGAAAGTACCCGTTGCAGAAAAAGAAGCGGAGGAATTCCTTAAGAAGATGAAATTGCAAgactactcaatcattgaccaactaaggaaaactcctgctcagatatctttGTTATCTCTGCTTTTGCATTTAGAAGAGCATCGTCGTGTGTTGATCAaaactctaaacgaggcatatgTCTCAGAAAAGACAACGGTGAATCAGCTAGAAAAATGGCTGAAAGATTCTTTGAAGTAA
- the LOC107823708 gene encoding uncharacterized protein LOC107823708: MGNIDYGRCVFPLTSLQIGDLQSYLSHLYLFLAPESKRCYILVDNRPWLRDLVSRPAHLWQLMVTKSRLSPFANTRGRKQRKGGGNMLDMKSIPELSTSESENVRRWFPFIDAATLSRKRELLPVKKLRNSLILNSKLHRTLYGFIVFEVEWNDVRGINYLNELQTDTSLAIETKFMKRWEFDSVTQAARCMSSWFPGTGTEHRLLKVFLESTIGDVFYDAHDNFQWTTDVADSDASTCNSSDEDESPCGSVRSFSTYPAAENSESSLQTPSPPDGPYKRRKLLKSLSKRLNVDLLSEEPFSETIESQLHGETSDKSTSEVVEATQYKDVLLLFRFNDRDLPFKLRDIILLDLRLLTLLEAGLPSWVIFLQSYPVFCHIYRPWMCPLARFLYVVISIVTVLIGFYDLYKNVPVLKATASSLFGPLFDWIETWEMVSRIQYLGTMLFLHNFQKAFKWFLMTTRTIRSFFSILAQPMAGPLVVFVEFFLPLWNVCTQIMEDFFSVIWFTVGSSYSLVGKIIEILLLPLWYIISFVWIIVTSLFYPIFWILWEIIYAPIRLVFGFSSLLGFLCTSIYEVIQDSWLFVSSIVRVTSQVESTVTSGGVSIWRSLWNDLFSQVFRALRSILYGFVAFFAACNRHRLSIYNHSSEFIRRLSAKRSRLESSRSAQTSGAQITWIDTEEAQHQRKFRKIE; the protein is encoded by the exons ATGGGGAACATTGATTATGGCAGATGTGTCTTTCCCTTGACAAGTTTGCAAATTGG GGACTTGCAGTCCTATCTTTCACATCTTTACCTTTTCCTTGCCCCTGAGAGTAAGAGATGTTATATCTTGGTGGACAACCGTCCGTGGCTTAGAGATCTTGTTTCTAGACCTGCACACTTATGGCAACTGATGGTTACCAAG TCCAGGTTATCTCCCTTTGCGAATACCAGAGGGCGGAAGCAGAGGAAAGGGGGTGGAAATATGTTGGATATGAAATCTATTCCTGAATTAAGCACGAGCGAATCTGAAAATGTTAGAAGATGGTTTCCCTTTATTGATGCTGCAACATTGTCCCGGAAGAGGGAATTATTACCTGTAAAGAAACTGAGAAACTCTTTGATCTTGAATAGCAAATTGCACAGGACATTGTATGGGTTCATTGTGTTTGAAGTTGAATGGAATGATGTGCGTGGCATAAATTATTTGAATGAGCTTCAG ACAGATACATCACTTGCCATAGAGACAAAATTCATGAAAAGATGGGAATTTGATAGTGTGACACAAGCTGCTAGATGCATGTCTTCATGGTTTCCTGGGACTGGCACGGAGCACCGTCTTCTGAAAGTGTTTCTGGAATCTACTATAG GAGATGTGTTCTATGATGCCCATGACAATTTTCAATGGACAACTGATGTGGCTGACAGTGATGCTTCTACTTGCAATTCAAGTGATGAGGATGAATCTCCTTGCGGTTCAGTTAGAAGTTTCAGCACATACCCTGCAGCAGAAAATAGCGAAAGTTCTCTGCAAACGCCATCTCCACCTGATGGACCTTATAAGAGAAGAAAGCTTTTGAAGTCTCTTAGTAAACGATTAAATGTTGATTTGCTCTCCGAGGAGCCATTTTCTGAAACTATTGAATCACAGCTACATGGCGAGACCTCTGACAAAAGTACTTCTGAAGTTGTTGAAGCCACCCAGTACAAGGATGTTTTGCTTTTGTTTCGGTTTAATGATCGTGATCTCCCTTTCAAACTTAGAGACATTATTCTTTTGGATTTACGGTTGCTTACTTTACTGGAAGCTGGGCTTCCTTCGTGGGTCATATTTCTCCAGTCTTACCCAGTATTTTGCCATATTTACCGTCCATGGATGTGTCCTCTAGCAAGATTTTTATATGTCGTAATCTCTATAGTTACCGTTCTGATTGGATTCTATGATCTATACAAGAATGTACCCGTACTCAAAGCGACAGCATCTAGTTTGTTTGGGCCCCTTTTTGATTGGATAGAAACATGGGAAATGGTATCAAGAATTCAGTACTTGGGAACCATGCTATTTCTGCACAATTTTCAGAAGGCCTTTAAGTGGTTCCTCATGACAACGCGTACTATTCGGTCATTTTTCTCCATTCTTGCACAGCCAATGGCTGGTCCACTTGTTGTGTTCGTGGAATTCTTCCTTCCTTTGTGGAATGTGTGTACACAAATTATGGAGGATTTCTTTTCCGTAATATGGTTTACAGTCGGGTCTTCTTACTCTCTGGTGGGAaaaattattgagattttatTACTACCTCTGTGGTATATCATATCGTTTGTTTGGATTATTG TGACATCTTTATTTTACCCCATCTTTTGGATTCTGTGGGAGATTATCTACGCTCCAATTCGCCTGGTCTTTGGTTTTTCTAGCCTTCTGGGCTTTTTGTGTACTTCTATATATGAAGTGATTCAGGATTCATGGCTGTTCGTGAGTAGCATAGTTCGAGTTACTTCTCAAGTGGAGTCAACAGTGACCTCCGGTGGGGTTTCAATATGGCGTTCTCTTTGGAATGACCTTTTCTCTCAG GTTTTCCGAGCTCTTCGGAGTATTCTCTAtggttttgttgccttcttcGCAGCTTGCAATAGACACAGGTTAAG TATATATAATCATTCAAGTGAGTTCATACGACGATTATCTGCCAAAAGGTCTCGGTTAGAATCTAGTCGCAGTGCACAAACATCAGGAGCGCAAATCACA TGGATAGATACAGAAGAAGCACAGCACCAGCGAAAATTCAGAAAGATCGAATGA